The following coding sequences lie in one Pseudomonas svalbardensis genomic window:
- a CDS encoding DUF4209 domain-containing protein, giving the protein MPQEFYRYPEATPLTVEAFQTIDLSAMLEGVAPSYEDIWRALADAARAKLGSEEYDQARVLWLLSDLCSMMLNPANLNEPFSPFAILEDKRSLAISDVVDDEYDFLAAVMDEINTGLVKARVAEVLWISRGRRHINQAQAAIEGYQTIPLHEDTWWRGGEDCWNRALMLAPRMGKAGKNIAEQLSNRLFDALEAEFEAPSPMMAPIAALVIEHRLTNSKAADLPLKLEEAARACERAGDLFRARRCYELSVEAYRMARDPESAARMTAALASTWVAEAELRGDGESVQPLIALNHLEKALQIYRKVPQKFRAQFGVTAILLHLPQRIAEAGNRTVGMMHTISTPPTDISDLINHALDKVADKTAVDALHALTTLYPFAQQEGARQAALKTMRTGLFRSLSGATHLDKTGRVIAKTDPMSFSAEPTVADEERIFAEMVKNHGITRNLTVQGGVLPALSLMQREHCYKEQDLVELAKASALVPPERALMVGKGLYWGIVGDFGMALHFLIPQLENIVRFHMKGAGLKTSNTDQEGIENENGLSTLLDVEGVDEVFGADIVFEIKAQFCSAFGPNLRNAFAHGLMDDNDFYSVDAVYAWWFILKWVAMVYWAQSAQNHRAAADAQRATANGEDAAVDQPEPDVS; this is encoded by the coding sequence GTGCCGCAAGAGTTCTATCGTTACCCAGAAGCCACGCCACTCACCGTAGAGGCATTCCAGACCATTGATCTGTCCGCCATGCTTGAGGGAGTGGCACCGAGCTACGAGGACATATGGCGCGCCCTGGCTGATGCCGCAAGAGCGAAGCTGGGCAGCGAGGAATATGACCAAGCACGCGTACTTTGGCTGCTGTCCGACCTCTGCTCAATGATGCTCAATCCTGCCAATCTGAACGAGCCATTCAGCCCGTTCGCGATCCTCGAAGACAAACGCTCACTGGCCATTTCTGACGTGGTGGATGATGAATATGACTTCCTCGCAGCAGTCATGGACGAGATCAACACTGGTCTGGTGAAGGCTCGTGTCGCAGAAGTCCTCTGGATCAGCCGTGGGCGTCGGCACATCAACCAAGCCCAGGCAGCTATAGAAGGTTACCAGACCATCCCCCTGCATGAAGATACCTGGTGGCGCGGAGGGGAAGACTGCTGGAATCGTGCACTCATGCTCGCTCCACGTATGGGGAAGGCAGGAAAAAACATCGCAGAACAGCTGTCGAACCGCCTTTTCGACGCACTTGAAGCTGAATTCGAAGCGCCGTCGCCCATGATGGCGCCCATCGCAGCTCTTGTGATCGAGCATCGCCTGACTAACAGTAAGGCAGCAGACCTTCCCCTCAAATTGGAAGAGGCCGCACGGGCTTGTGAGCGAGCTGGGGATCTCTTCCGGGCTCGTCGATGCTACGAGCTGAGCGTGGAGGCGTATCGAATGGCGAGGGATCCTGAGTCTGCCGCACGCATGACCGCCGCGCTCGCCAGTACCTGGGTTGCGGAAGCAGAGCTCCGCGGAGATGGAGAGAGTGTGCAGCCACTGATCGCGTTGAACCATCTCGAGAAAGCGTTGCAGATCTACAGGAAGGTACCTCAGAAATTTCGGGCCCAGTTCGGAGTAACCGCCATCCTCCTTCACCTGCCACAACGGATTGCAGAGGCGGGCAACCGTACGGTAGGGATGATGCACACCATCTCGACACCACCCACCGACATTTCTGATCTGATAAACCATGCCTTGGACAAAGTGGCGGATAAGACTGCGGTAGATGCGCTTCATGCACTTACCACCTTGTACCCCTTTGCCCAGCAAGAAGGGGCAAGGCAGGCAGCACTGAAAACCATGCGTACAGGGCTTTTCAGGTCGCTCAGTGGAGCGACACACCTCGATAAGACTGGCCGTGTTATCGCTAAAACTGACCCCATGTCGTTCAGCGCGGAGCCCACTGTCGCTGACGAGGAACGAATTTTTGCGGAGATGGTGAAAAACCACGGCATCACGCGGAACCTGACTGTTCAAGGCGGGGTTCTGCCGGCGCTGAGCCTTATGCAACGAGAGCACTGTTACAAAGAACAGGATCTGGTTGAGCTCGCTAAAGCATCGGCTCTGGTGCCACCAGAGCGTGCACTCATGGTCGGTAAGGGGCTGTATTGGGGGATCGTGGGTGATTTCGGCATGGCATTACATTTCCTCATCCCGCAACTCGAGAACATTGTCCGGTTCCATATGAAGGGAGCGGGTCTTAAAACCTCCAACACTGACCAGGAGGGTATCGAGAACGAAAACGGGCTGAGCACACTTCTGGACGTCGAGGGCGTTGATGAGGTGTTCGGTGCCGATATCGTATTTGAGATAAAAGCTCAGTTCTGCAGCGCATTTGGGCCCAACCTGCGCAACGCCTTCGCTCACGGCCTGATGGATGACAATGATTTCTACTCGGTGGATGCCGTATACGCTTGGTGGTTCATTTTGAAGTGGGTTGCGATGGTTTACTGGGCTCAGTCGGCACAAAACCATAGAGCCGCGGCCGATGCACAGCGGGCCACTGCAAATGGTGAAGATGCGGCAGTTGACCAGCCGGAGCCAGACGTCTCCTAA
- a CDS encoding AbrB/MazE/SpoVT family DNA-binding domain-containing protein: MKIIIEEWDGDGAIRIPDEALQELELDVGDAVYLIEEFVGNTRCLVLSKTLQIADRIDELTEAWDSGVNEGRR; the protein is encoded by the coding sequence ATGAAAATCATCATCGAAGAATGGGATGGTGACGGTGCGATTAGAATTCCTGATGAGGCGTTGCAGGAGCTCGAACTGGATGTCGGCGACGCTGTGTACCTGATAGAAGAATTTGTCGGCAACACGCGCTGCCTCGTCCTATCGAAGACACTTCAAATTGCGGATCGAATAGACGAGCTGACTGAAGCGTGGGATAGCGGAGTGAATGAAGGCAGGCGGTAG
- a CDS encoding caspase family protein, whose product MAAKVLLCIGCDDYQSPTLSLLSGAEHDALSIHSALSTGPLSRIQSEDAYLLRSPARSQLDAMLLEIQDRYDEIESFTLFFAGHGGAANDSYFLCLSDTRADRLSTTGFALSRLFEYFNELKAAHCNVIIDACHAGGMVSNLSILLKPEVIGKAKTFGVSFFVSSAADQYAGETNRGGYGTLALLKVLIGEIDTGSRADMLDLLDIGRPAAQYVSEQTRGGQMPSVWGVNLYGHMPLFGNPHASDNPTSSLLGITGISPVSPAGQAISAHSAELYKLMFAPEHELNAEKLFPVLSTFADRLADIPNAVGAFIGGIWQSLEKGAGRHTNSFSRVELSATCAALLLQSSQKDNASRDCIRGLAHEVVTEIEYLLWDIVNGLRENPCSLSRHGIPDLFYLPQRISRILGWAGAAVHLARELGVSDANLREALEQMSGPLMEHYASVCAGMSEDEAPYWAAFLTAIKTDDLNGLGELVVSTLINALVEHNGRLARPLLLAEDVYGYLKARADKDPAELKRLSSSPSETLALVLLISRRHSLEEELDYNLASLDHAHLNIFLPQSYLEFSQPFVRNGINHVFQIGQKVWTVADVAQRWEEVCKPQMVHDTSLQNPATRIGAICASLIFPDRVPWFLLSDQ is encoded by the coding sequence ATGGCCGCCAAGGTTTTGCTGTGCATCGGTTGTGACGACTACCAATCCCCAACGCTCAGCCTTTTATCTGGAGCCGAGCATGACGCGCTCTCGATTCACTCTGCGCTGTCGACAGGGCCCTTGAGCCGTATCCAGTCAGAGGACGCGTATTTGCTTCGCTCTCCGGCCAGGAGTCAGCTGGATGCAATGCTGCTTGAGATACAGGACAGGTACGATGAAATTGAGAGCTTCACGCTATTTTTCGCCGGGCATGGCGGTGCGGCAAACGACAGCTACTTCCTCTGCCTCAGCGACACCCGCGCAGATCGTCTCTCCACCACGGGTTTTGCTCTCAGTCGACTTTTCGAATATTTCAACGAACTCAAAGCTGCCCACTGCAATGTCATCATTGATGCTTGCCACGCAGGAGGCATGGTGTCCAACCTGAGTATCTTGCTCAAGCCTGAAGTGATTGGTAAGGCCAAGACTTTTGGCGTCTCATTTTTTGTGTCGTCAGCGGCAGATCAGTACGCCGGCGAGACCAATCGAGGCGGGTATGGAACCCTTGCGCTGCTCAAAGTGCTGATTGGAGAGATCGATACGGGATCGCGAGCAGACATGCTCGATTTGCTGGACATAGGCCGACCTGCTGCGCAGTACGTGTCAGAGCAGACCCGGGGAGGGCAAATGCCATCCGTATGGGGCGTCAATCTATACGGTCATATGCCGCTGTTCGGCAATCCGCATGCTTCCGACAACCCGACGTCTTCTTTGCTGGGGATCACTGGCATCTCACCCGTTTCCCCGGCCGGACAGGCCATCAGCGCCCATTCCGCCGAACTGTACAAGCTGATGTTTGCACCGGAACATGAACTCAACGCTGAAAAGCTTTTCCCTGTCCTTTCCACGTTCGCTGATCGCTTGGCCGACATACCCAACGCAGTCGGCGCGTTTATTGGCGGCATCTGGCAATCATTGGAGAAGGGAGCAGGGCGTCACACCAATAGCTTTTCTCGAGTCGAGCTAAGCGCGACGTGCGCCGCTCTGCTCCTTCAGTCGTCCCAGAAGGACAACGCCTCCCGCGACTGCATCAGAGGACTTGCCCATGAGGTCGTGACTGAGATTGAGTACCTGCTGTGGGACATCGTCAATGGGCTTCGAGAAAACCCCTGTTCGCTTTCCCGGCATGGCATTCCCGACCTGTTCTACCTCCCTCAGCGCATTTCTCGGATTTTGGGCTGGGCAGGCGCAGCTGTGCATCTGGCTCGGGAGCTTGGCGTTAGTGACGCTAATCTCAGAGAGGCACTGGAGCAGATGAGTGGCCCACTGATGGAGCATTACGCCAGCGTCTGTGCAGGCATGAGCGAAGACGAGGCGCCGTACTGGGCAGCGTTCCTTACAGCCATCAAAACTGATGACCTCAATGGCCTTGGCGAATTGGTCGTCAGCACGCTGATCAATGCGCTCGTTGAGCACAACGGTCGACTTGCCCGGCCATTGCTGTTGGCAGAGGACGTGTACGGCTATCTCAAGGCGCGCGCCGACAAAGACCCCGCCGAGTTGAAACGCTTGAGCAGCTCACCCTCAGAAACCTTGGCGCTCGTCCTGCTCATCAGTCGTCGTCACTCCCTTGAAGAAGAACTGGATTACAACCTGGCAAGCCTTGATCACGCCCACCTCAACATCTTCCTTCCGCAAAGCTACCTGGAGTTCAGTCAGCCGTTCGTTCGCAACGGTATAAATCACGTGTTCCAGATCGGCCAAAAGGTTTGGACGGTGGCGGATGTCGCTCAGCGCTGGGAGGAAGTGTGCAAGCCACAGATGGTTCATGACACGTCGCTCCAAAATCCTGCAACGCGGATCGGTGCTATCTGCGCATCACTAATTTTCCCGGATCGAGTGCCATGGTTTCTGCTCAGCGACCAATGA
- a CDS encoding ATPase — MRTKRRITRAYCVELGEELTIGGARQAYFNQNQPRSRFLFQCSSPECRTLKVIPKITAVNYDIHPTDTARVKSPHYKDNEHYAHHAECEWVLPDEDEGSDAPLPGETELQTRTRLAKRQLTSIIDIFVPPTLPEQPVVRPPRAVLSSEDEAEPNRRRGGGGAEGTRTERKHRSGDLRELVDYYHDTREALKDLFPEVTINVTGRGEIPLRSYFKKVAWARPNTAGYVYSGGGRIERREGAGFVFRFFDKVADKEAFLHVSDEVMTQHRSRRYVNELLDQARLVRYFTFYFLGVFAHHEASDTMVAQVTDLRCLAIDLGPLRS; from the coding sequence ATGCGAACGAAGCGAAGGATCACCCGGGCGTATTGTGTAGAGCTGGGCGAGGAGTTGACCATTGGCGGCGCGCGTCAGGCCTACTTCAATCAAAACCAACCACGCAGCCGTTTTTTGTTCCAGTGCTCATCGCCGGAATGCAGGACGCTCAAGGTGATTCCGAAGATCACCGCCGTCAATTACGACATCCACCCGACCGACACGGCGCGCGTCAAATCTCCCCACTACAAGGACAACGAGCACTATGCCCATCATGCAGAGTGCGAGTGGGTGCTGCCCGATGAGGACGAGGGTAGCGATGCACCGTTGCCAGGAGAAACGGAGTTGCAGACCCGCACCCGCCTGGCTAAACGCCAACTCACCTCGATCATCGATATCTTTGTTCCCCCGACGCTGCCAGAACAACCGGTAGTGCGTCCACCAAGGGCCGTTCTAAGTAGCGAGGACGAGGCGGAGCCAAATCGTCGACGGGGAGGCGGTGGCGCAGAAGGCACCCGAACCGAACGAAAGCACCGGAGCGGCGATCTTCGAGAGCTGGTGGATTACTACCACGACACACGCGAGGCCCTCAAAGATCTGTTTCCTGAGGTAACCATCAACGTGACAGGGCGAGGTGAGATACCCCTGCGTTCGTACTTCAAGAAGGTGGCATGGGCCAGACCTAATACCGCAGGATACGTCTACAGCGGTGGCGGGCGGATCGAGCGAAGAGAGGGGGCTGGCTTCGTATTCAGGTTCTTCGACAAGGTTGCGGATAAGGAAGCCTTTCTCCACGTCTCCGATGAGGTCATGACTCAGCACCGATCGAGGCGCTATGTGAATGAACTTCTCGATCAGGCCCGGCTAGTAAGGTACTTCACGTTCTACTTCCTGGGCGTCTTCGCCCATCATGAGGCCAGCGACACCATGGTTGCACAGGTCACCGACCTTCGCTGCCTGGCGATTGACCTTGGGCCTTTGAGAAGCTGA
- a CDS encoding HNH endonuclease, whose product MTTHYYPSRKAFIESLGATCKNWTWSWSFVNHQERKVIFGAWDIHMNGDRTLILCEGWEIKKGRRNNGYAQSVEHLRLVAEQGYELYTFKITHSDELQDEDGVGPAKIKDFERFITRKWLLQQEGQWYACEEVPIPAIPEEVSHLELYLEGALREVKVNAYERNAQAREECIRHHKAVCAACKFDFGSVYGEIAKGLIHVHHIVPLSTIGAEYKLDPITDLIPLCPNCHAVVHRGAEVLSIDKLKECLAAASGGMPELVNNAPPEPYPCTVILGM is encoded by the coding sequence ATGACCACCCATTACTACCCAAGCCGTAAAGCATTTATCGAATCCTTGGGAGCCACGTGTAAAAACTGGACTTGGAGTTGGTCGTTTGTGAATCACCAAGAGCGCAAGGTCATATTCGGTGCTTGGGACATTCATATGAACGGCGACCGTACACTCATACTTTGCGAGGGGTGGGAGATAAAGAAGGGGCGGCGCAACAATGGCTACGCGCAGAGCGTCGAGCATCTCAGGTTAGTCGCCGAGCAGGGATACGAGCTTTATACATTCAAGATTACGCACTCGGACGAACTCCAGGACGAGGACGGCGTAGGCCCTGCAAAGATCAAAGATTTTGAACGATTTATCACTCGCAAATGGCTGCTTCAGCAGGAAGGTCAATGGTACGCGTGTGAAGAAGTACCTATCCCTGCAATCCCCGAAGAAGTCAGTCATCTTGAGCTCTACCTAGAGGGGGCACTGCGAGAGGTGAAGGTCAACGCATACGAGCGCAATGCTCAGGCCCGGGAAGAATGCATTCGGCATCACAAGGCCGTGTGTGCAGCTTGTAAATTCGACTTCGGCTCGGTCTACGGCGAGATCGCCAAAGGGCTTATCCATGTTCATCACATCGTACCCCTGAGCACGATCGGCGCGGAATACAAGCTCGATCCAATAACCGATTTGATACCGCTGTGCCCGAACTGCCATGCAGTCGTACATCGTGGCGCCGAAGTCTTGAGTATAGATAAGCTCAAAGAATGCTTAGCCGCGGCAAGTGGGGGGATGCCTGAGCTTGTAAATAATGCGCCACCTGAGCCCTACCCCTGCACAGTGATTTTAGGGATGTAA
- a CDS encoding PD-(D/E)XK nuclease family protein: MEASEQLEVLRTSSNFAALSRYTKAFDLFKVMGVSSKELVHSNILAALMNEHEAHGLGAWFRDAFVASLSQMPCMGHPLSLQVLEGTKGAKAKIARELAHIDVLLDFPTLRLVIAIENKIWAADQHNQVARYQKALCELYPNYESRALVYLTPTGRESPTLDSSSSVPVYYQSYGELAALLRQSPSSIPAAAHFIDQFITHVEKTMSGNSELNHLCWEVFQQNEDAYAHLVKHYEYCKARKMTELFRCLQERLVSDGLFVECASEMETRFSAKSDKQQYDLDVRLRSWPDGVWVKIYKHTWFGVFPFFSGRDCQVLTHRLPSFTQPAHAVPDWADLYFASTRYVVKEDRCVLDQGDKATESHLDEVLTRVHDCIVEISRALETTN, encoded by the coding sequence ATGGAAGCCTCAGAACAACTGGAAGTCTTGCGTACCAGTTCTAATTTTGCCGCTTTGAGTCGCTATACGAAGGCTTTCGACCTTTTCAAAGTGATGGGTGTGAGTTCCAAAGAGCTGGTTCATTCCAACATTTTGGCTGCGCTTATGAATGAGCATGAAGCTCATGGTTTGGGCGCGTGGTTCAGGGATGCTTTTGTTGCCTCTCTTTCGCAAATGCCATGCATGGGGCATCCATTGTCACTGCAGGTGCTGGAAGGCACGAAAGGGGCTAAAGCCAAGATTGCCAGAGAATTGGCACACATCGATGTCTTGCTCGATTTTCCGACCCTGCGTCTCGTCATTGCGATAGAAAACAAGATTTGGGCTGCTGATCAGCACAACCAGGTTGCGCGCTATCAAAAAGCGCTGTGCGAGCTCTACCCGAACTACGAGTCTCGGGCTCTGGTTTATCTCACCCCGACTGGTAGGGAATCCCCCACTCTCGACTCAAGTTCCAGTGTGCCGGTTTACTACCAATCCTATGGCGAACTAGCAGCGCTTCTGCGCCAGTCCCCGTCCAGCATTCCAGCTGCCGCCCACTTTATCGACCAGTTCATCACTCACGTGGAAAAAACAATGTCAGGTAATTCCGAGCTGAACCACCTGTGCTGGGAAGTATTTCAACAGAACGAAGATGCGTACGCACACCTCGTGAAGCATTACGAATATTGCAAGGCGCGCAAGATGACTGAGCTATTTCGCTGTCTGCAGGAGCGTTTGGTCAGTGACGGTTTATTTGTTGAATGTGCAAGCGAGATGGAGACCAGATTTTCAGCCAAATCAGACAAGCAACAGTATGACCTGGATGTACGATTGCGCAGTTGGCCTGATGGTGTGTGGGTCAAGATCTATAAGCACACCTGGTTTGGAGTGTTTCCTTTCTTCAGTGGCCGTGATTGTCAGGTGCTGACTCATCGACTTCCCTCATTCACCCAGCCTGCGCATGCCGTTCCGGATTGGGCAGATCTGTATTTTGCCTCGACCCGCTATGTGGTCAAGGAGGATCGCTGTGTGCTGGATCAAGGTGACAAGGCAACGGAAAGTCATCTCGATGAAGTGTTGACCCGTGTGCATGACTGCATCGTTGAAATCAGTAGGGCGCTAGAAACCACTAATTAA
- a CDS encoding DUF3800 domain-containing protein, which yields MGRTFAFVDESGNHDLDTSKSGSSGFFVICSIIITEKNLPEAYERAEALRLQHFQTGEIKSSKLKAKDSDRRRKILLDLSELPLKLYFTVVDKSRVHKDGGLQFKQSFIKSVNNLLYERLFNHCTDLHMTVDEHGGSEFQTSLREYVAARYSDDLFGDSAFQTKSSDSDVLIQVADFFAGTVAHIYEGKASNDVVEVYKNILRNQTLGLLEWPPKYQSLIPPPMSESAYADYRVHQQALKQADQFLAKVGDHPNEDERLQLCILDFLRFRSEFVSDEYVSTEDIAKHLANRGFQGLGDQKIRSSGIAKLRDSEVIIASATKGYKIPQTRADINDFLELASSQILPLLDRVKKARDVYRLSSVGEYDILAEDRFAQIRKLLLSLEAL from the coding sequence GTGGGAAGGACGTTCGCATTCGTCGATGAGTCTGGCAATCATGACCTAGATACGTCGAAATCGGGAAGCTCAGGCTTTTTTGTGATCTGCTCGATCATCATCACCGAGAAAAACCTGCCGGAGGCTTACGAGCGTGCAGAGGCGCTGCGCTTACAGCACTTTCAAACGGGTGAGATCAAGTCCAGCAAGCTCAAAGCCAAGGATTCGGATCGCCGTCGGAAAATTCTGCTAGATCTATCCGAGCTGCCCCTGAAGCTTTATTTCACGGTCGTGGATAAAAGCCGCGTGCACAAGGATGGAGGGCTGCAATTCAAGCAATCCTTCATCAAGAGCGTGAATAACCTCTTGTACGAGCGCCTGTTCAATCACTGCACCGATTTGCACATGACCGTCGATGAGCACGGAGGGTCTGAGTTTCAGACTAGCCTGCGGGAGTACGTGGCGGCACGATACTCCGATGATCTTTTTGGGGACTCGGCTTTTCAGACCAAAAGCAGCGATAGCGATGTCCTGATCCAGGTAGCAGATTTCTTCGCCGGCACGGTGGCCCACATCTACGAAGGCAAGGCTTCAAACGATGTGGTCGAGGTATACAAGAACATCCTGCGTAACCAAACCTTGGGACTGCTGGAATGGCCACCGAAGTATCAGTCGCTCATCCCACCGCCGATGAGCGAGTCCGCGTATGCGGACTACCGTGTACATCAGCAGGCGTTGAAGCAGGCAGATCAGTTTCTCGCAAAGGTTGGCGACCATCCGAATGAGGATGAGCGCCTACAGCTTTGTATCCTAGATTTCTTGCGATTTAGAAGCGAATTCGTCAGTGATGAGTACGTATCTACTGAGGACATCGCCAAGCATCTAGCGAATAGAGGATTTCAGGGGCTCGGTGATCAAAAAATCAGATCTAGCGGAATCGCGAAGCTGCGTGACTCCGAGGTGATAATTGCTAGCGCTACGAAGGGGTACAAAATCCCCCAAACCCGCGCAGACATCAATGATTTCCTGGAACTCGCATCGAGCCAGATTCTGCCGCTTCTAGATCGAGTCAAGAAAGCACGGGATGTTTATCGCCTCAGCAGCGTAGGGGAGTACGACATCCTGGCAGAAGACCGATTCGCCCAGATAAGGAAGTTACTATTATCGCTTGAGGCCTTGTAG
- a CDS encoding ribonuclease H1 domain-containing protein — MAKKPRFYAVVHGRQTGIFDKWDGGARIAIDHFPGAEHRAFRSLALAEEWYRLNTRNPHSLHSPIYHFDTEMIAKAPGDVALQTTLNGERSKRIIVYVIIDPETEEPFYVGETWHFPRRQQAHLRTANARTKRAAAKIAQILAKDQMPAFKAIEFCESKEAALAAETKWIKHYVERGYTVWNRLREHREIKELHRAPKIQMDMIIGDGSFLLGPHHYRSRFELKTRLRSYLSQLPYGLVANPTAVEKLRLIWDTTQPASPAVQFWVVPGELIHRLQVVQADGATADFDYAAAIDRI; from the coding sequence ATGGCAAAAAAACCTCGGTTCTATGCAGTTGTACATGGACGTCAGACCGGTATCTTCGACAAATGGGATGGGGGAGCCCGTATTGCGATTGACCACTTCCCGGGGGCTGAGCACCGCGCCTTCAGGTCACTAGCGCTCGCCGAGGAATGGTATCGGCTGAATACTCGTAATCCGCACTCTCTTCACTCGCCGATCTACCACTTTGATACCGAAATGATCGCTAAGGCACCAGGCGATGTCGCACTGCAAACAACGCTGAACGGTGAGCGCTCGAAGCGAATCATCGTCTACGTCATCATTGACCCAGAAACGGAAGAACCCTTCTATGTTGGCGAGACGTGGCATTTTCCTCGCCGTCAGCAAGCTCATCTGAGAACGGCAAACGCGAGAACGAAACGGGCCGCAGCTAAAATCGCGCAGATACTTGCCAAGGATCAGATGCCGGCATTCAAAGCAATAGAATTCTGCGAGTCCAAAGAAGCCGCATTAGCTGCCGAGACAAAGTGGATCAAGCACTATGTCGAGAGAGGATATACCGTCTGGAATCGTCTGAGAGAGCATAGAGAAATCAAAGAACTCCATCGAGCCCCCAAGATTCAGATGGACATGATTATTGGAGATGGCTCTTTTTTACTTGGCCCACATCACTACCGTTCTCGATTCGAGCTCAAGACCAGGTTGCGCAGTTACCTATCACAGTTACCCTACGGTTTGGTGGCTAATCCTACAGCGGTCGAAAAGCTCAGGTTGATATGGGATACGACTCAACCGGCTTCACCTGCGGTGCAGTTCTGGGTCGTGCCTGGAGAACTCATACACCGGCTTCAAGTGGTGCAGGCGGATGGAGCTACCGCCGATTTTGATTACGCAGCAGCTATTGATCGTATCTGA
- a CDS encoding HNH endonuclease, with protein MMTNTTMSVEERLDYFVNNYDLIAAGVYSKGPEKIIKTDAIKKCRFCKKNESETNFTNTAHAIPECLGNHQLVLSEECDSCNKFFSENLEVHLDKYTRPFRVMGQIHGKRGVPNYQSNNQKSKVKHGEIPAFVSPATEKFFTIDKENKTATVNFHREPYIPLGVYKALVKIALSTIENKEELSAFSETIGWLMCADQTKSVIKPAVVIETFIPGPRPTCGVAVSLFRRKPSCASKPYAIFMIAFGNIAMQLIVPSILDRTTLTTRCIAFPTPFELCGWPFGQPRTYNKDMSGTEKRKEDYLIEYSFDDIEAIPPDSIDPELYSK; from the coding sequence ATGATGACAAATACAACGATGAGCGTGGAAGAGCGCTTGGATTATTTTGTAAATAATTATGATCTGATTGCTGCTGGGGTGTATTCCAAAGGCCCAGAAAAAATCATTAAGACTGACGCCATAAAAAAGTGCCGTTTTTGCAAAAAAAATGAAAGCGAAACCAACTTTACCAATACTGCTCACGCAATCCCAGAGTGCCTGGGCAACCACCAGCTAGTCCTCTCCGAAGAATGTGATTCCTGCAATAAATTCTTTTCTGAGAATCTTGAGGTTCACTTGGACAAGTACACGCGTCCATTTAGGGTGATGGGCCAGATTCACGGTAAGAGAGGAGTTCCAAACTACCAGTCAAACAACCAAAAAAGCAAAGTAAAGCATGGCGAGATCCCAGCATTCGTGTCGCCAGCAACAGAAAAGTTCTTCACAATTGATAAAGAAAACAAAACCGCCACGGTGAATTTTCATCGTGAGCCGTACATACCGCTTGGCGTCTACAAGGCATTGGTAAAGATTGCTCTTTCCACGATTGAAAACAAGGAGGAGCTATCGGCATTCTCTGAAACAATCGGCTGGCTGATGTGTGCCGACCAGACCAAATCCGTCATCAAGCCGGCTGTCGTGATTGAAACCTTTATCCCAGGGCCCCGGCCAACCTGCGGTGTCGCGGTTTCCCTGTTTCGGAGAAAGCCGTCCTGCGCTAGCAAGCCGTATGCAATCTTCATGATTGCCTTTGGCAACATTGCAATGCAGCTCATCGTGCCATCCATACTTGATAGGACAACGCTGACTACTAGATGTATAGCGTTCCCAACCCCTTTCGAGCTCTGCGGTTGGCCCTTCGGACAGCCAAGGACTTACAACAAAGATATGTCTGGTACGGAGAAGCGAAAGGAGGACTACCTCATCGAGTATAGCTTCGACGATATCGAGGCCATTCCCCCTGACAGCATCGATCCCGAACTCTACTCAAAGTAG
- the parS gene encoding type II RES/Xre toxin-antitoxin system antitoxin has translation MEVKVLSSIKEYQPGPQIPQGIWMTLGPPSRGTMLHDLAREGLSFEFLDRIASLLQAQRGDVSKAICVPPTTLARREKAGRFNTLESDRLVALVTLFDEALSLFENDTTAATEWMSSPVRGLGSKRPVDMLGTRVETQAVFDLIGQLEKGVFV, from the coding sequence ATGGAGGTGAAAGTGCTGTCATCGATCAAGGAATACCAACCAGGGCCCCAGATTCCACAAGGCATTTGGATGACCCTCGGGCCGCCATCACGCGGCACCATGCTTCATGACCTGGCTCGCGAAGGACTGTCTTTCGAATTTCTAGACCGGATAGCGAGCCTTCTGCAGGCGCAGCGAGGGGATGTCTCCAAGGCGATTTGTGTGCCACCCACAACGTTGGCGCGTAGAGAGAAAGCAGGGCGATTCAACACCCTGGAAAGTGACCGTCTGGTTGCATTGGTAACTCTCTTTGACGAAGCCCTTTCCCTCTTCGAAAACGATACGACTGCAGCAACGGAATGGATGAGCTCGCCGGTGCGAGGGCTCGGATCGAAGCGTCCAGTCGACATGCTGGGGACGAGGGTGGAAACGCAAGCTGTCTTCGATCTCATCGGCCAGCTGGAGAAGGGAGTTTTTGTGTGA